The proteins below are encoded in one region of Peribacillus muralis:
- a CDS encoding DivIVA domain-containing protein: protein MPLTPIDIHNKEFNKVFRGYDEDEVNEFLDQVIKDYELILREKKELEDKLNETYDRLGHFTTIEGTLNKSIIVAQEAAEELRRNAQKEAKLIIKEAEKNADRIVNESLVKARKIAMDIEDLKKQSKVFRTRFKMLVGAQLDLLDNDDWDHLLDYEVDATEIELNERVEEEI from the coding sequence ATGCCCTTAACCCCGATAGATATACATAACAAGGAATTTAATAAAGTATTTCGAGGGTATGATGAAGATGAAGTAAATGAGTTTCTCGACCAGGTCATTAAAGACTATGAACTGATTTTGAGGGAGAAAAAAGAACTTGAAGATAAATTGAACGAGACTTATGATCGTTTAGGCCATTTTACGACAATCGAGGGTACACTGAATAAGTCGATTATTGTCGCACAAGAAGCAGCTGAGGAATTAAGGCGCAATGCCCAAAAAGAAGCAAAGCTGATCATAAAGGAAGCAGAGAAAAATGCAGATCGGATCGTCAATGAGTCACTTGTGAAGGCAAGGAAAATAGCAATGGATATCGAGGATTTGAAAAAACAATCCAAAGTATTCCGCACCCGTTTTAAAATGCTTGTCGGTGCACAGTTGGATTTGTTGGACAATGATGATTGGGACCATCTTCTTGATTACGAAGTGGATGCGACTGAAATAGAATTAAATGAGAGAGTGGAAGAGGAAATTTAA
- a CDS encoding YggS family pyridoxal phosphate-dependent enzyme has product MKVLDNLKNIEEKIHIACENSGRSREAIKLIAVTKYVSVERAKEALEAGISDLGENRDEGLLNKYAVLKDKPNWHYIGSLQTRKVKNVIDKINYIHSLDRISLAEEIQKRAKEPINCLVQVNVSGEESKHGMDTKAVMGFIKELAGFDKVKVAGLMTMAPLTDDVQVLRQCFRSLRNLQVEIQNAAFAHAPCTELSMGMSNDFMVAIEEGATMIRIGTALVGE; this is encoded by the coding sequence GTGAAAGTATTGGATAATCTAAAAAACATCGAAGAAAAGATACATATAGCATGTGAAAATAGCGGCAGGAGCCGTGAAGCCATAAAGTTGATCGCCGTGACGAAATATGTTTCGGTAGAGAGGGCGAAGGAAGCCTTGGAAGCGGGAATCAGCGACTTAGGTGAAAACCGTGACGAAGGGCTTTTGAATAAGTACGCGGTATTGAAGGACAAGCCGAACTGGCATTATATAGGATCCTTGCAGACACGAAAAGTAAAGAATGTCATTGATAAAATCAACTATATTCACTCACTGGACCGAATTTCTTTGGCGGAAGAAATTCAAAAACGCGCAAAAGAGCCGATAAATTGTTTAGTGCAGGTGAATGTTTCAGGTGAGGAATCAAAACATGGTATGGACACAAAGGCAGTAATGGGCTTCATCAAGGAGTTGGCCGGTTTCGATAAGGTGAAGGTTGCAGGGTTGATGACGATGGCTCCGTTGACGGATGATGTACAAGTATTACGTCAGTGCTTCCGAAGCTTAAGAAATCTGCAGGTGGAAATCCAAAATGCCGCGTTTGCCCATGCGCCATGCACGGAATTATCCATGGGGATGTCAAATGATTTCATGGTTGCCATCGAGGAAGGCGCTACTATGATTAGGATTGGCACGGCACTTGTAGGCGAATAA
- the ileS gene encoding isoleucine--tRNA ligase: MEYKDTLLMPKTEFPMRGNLPKREPEIQEKWKEMNIYKKVQEQTAGRPLFILHDGPPYANGDIHMGHAMNKVLKDFIVRFKSMSGFQAPYVPGWDTHGLPIETALTKKGVKRKEMSVAEFRKLCEEYAYVQIDNQREQFKRIGVRGDWDNPYITLKPEYEAQQIKVFGDMAKKGYIYKGKKPVYWSPSSESALAEAEIEYQDKRSASIYVAFEVTDGKGVIDEGVKIIIWTTTPWTIPANLGISLHPQLNYVVVAVENEKFLIAEALLESVKETLGWDNPSIVKTVKGSELDRAVAKHPLYDRESLVMLGEHVTTEAGTGCVHTAPGHGEDDFIVGQKYGLDVLCPVDEKGVMTEEAGEFAGLFYDQANKPITEKLAEAGALLNLTFITHSYPHDWRTKKPTIFRATAQWFASIKDFRSELLEAIEETKWVPAWGETRLFNMVRDRGDWCISRQRAWGVPIPVLYAENGEPIITDETINHISNLFREHGSNIWFEREAKDLLPDGYTHEGSPNGTFTKETDIMDVWFDSGSSHQAVLEEREDLQRPADLYLEGSDQYRGWFNSSLSTSVAVTGKAPYKGVLSHGFALDGEGRKMSKSIGNVVLPSKVMNQLGADILRLWVASVDYQSDVRVSDPILKQVSEVYRKIRNTFRFLLGNLDGFNPETDKVAIQELPEVDRYMLVKLNKLITQSKLSYENYEFATIYNMVNNFCTQDLSSFYLDYAKDILYCEAPNGKERKAIQTVLYESLVSLTKLVSPILSHTADEVWAFIPGVTEESVQLTLMPEEISVDDAQAIEEKWTSFMNVRDNVLKALEEARNQKIIGKSLNAKVKVYVNEETKNLLDSIKESFEQLFIVSEFELAGDVSNAPAEAVKLEDIAIAVTKAEGETCERCWNVSKQVGQVEEHPTLCPRCATVVKEHYVNQ; encoded by the coding sequence ATGGAATACAAAGATACCTTATTGATGCCAAAAACAGAATTTCCAATGCGCGGCAATTTACCAAAACGTGAGCCGGAGATCCAAGAGAAATGGAAAGAAATGAATATCTATAAAAAAGTGCAGGAACAAACGGCTGGACGCCCTTTATTCATTTTACACGATGGCCCGCCATACGCTAACGGTGATATCCACATGGGGCATGCGATGAATAAGGTTTTAAAAGATTTCATTGTTCGCTTTAAATCGATGAGCGGTTTTCAAGCACCATATGTACCAGGCTGGGATACGCACGGTCTTCCAATCGAAACGGCATTGACAAAAAAAGGCGTAAAGCGGAAAGAAATGAGCGTAGCTGAATTCAGGAAGCTTTGTGAAGAATATGCTTATGTCCAGATTGATAATCAACGCGAGCAGTTCAAAAGGATTGGGGTACGCGGGGATTGGGATAACCCTTACATCACATTAAAGCCTGAATATGAAGCCCAGCAAATCAAGGTCTTCGGTGATATGGCGAAAAAAGGCTATATTTATAAAGGGAAAAAACCTGTATACTGGTCTCCTTCCAGTGAATCAGCTCTTGCGGAAGCTGAAATTGAATATCAAGACAAACGTTCTGCGTCTATCTATGTTGCTTTTGAGGTAACGGATGGTAAAGGTGTAATCGACGAAGGCGTCAAAATCATCATTTGGACCACAACTCCTTGGACGATTCCCGCTAACCTAGGTATCTCTCTGCATCCGCAATTAAATTACGTCGTAGTGGCTGTCGAAAATGAAAAATTCTTAATTGCTGAAGCGCTTCTTGAGTCAGTTAAGGAAACACTAGGCTGGGATAACCCGTCCATCGTCAAAACGGTAAAAGGGAGCGAGTTGGACCGTGCGGTTGCCAAACACCCTCTTTATGATCGCGAATCTTTAGTGATGCTTGGTGAGCACGTTACGACCGAAGCTGGAACGGGCTGTGTTCATACTGCTCCAGGACATGGTGAAGATGACTTTATCGTCGGACAAAAATACGGCTTGGATGTACTTTGCCCTGTCGATGAAAAAGGAGTCATGACTGAGGAGGCAGGTGAATTTGCCGGATTATTCTATGATCAAGCGAATAAACCAATTACGGAGAAATTAGCCGAGGCTGGCGCGTTATTAAACTTGACGTTCATCACTCATTCTTATCCACATGACTGGCGTACGAAGAAACCGACGATTTTCCGTGCAACGGCACAATGGTTCGCGTCCATCAAAGACTTCCGCAGTGAACTTCTGGAGGCCATCGAAGAAACGAAGTGGGTTCCTGCTTGGGGCGAAACACGGCTATTCAATATGGTCCGTGACCGCGGAGATTGGTGTATCTCCCGTCAACGTGCATGGGGCGTACCGATTCCAGTCCTTTATGCTGAAAATGGCGAGCCGATCATCACGGATGAAACGATCAACCATATTTCAAACTTATTCCGTGAACACGGATCGAATATCTGGTTTGAACGGGAAGCGAAAGATTTACTTCCGGATGGATATACTCATGAAGGCAGCCCAAATGGCACCTTCACGAAAGAAACGGATATCATGGATGTATGGTTCGACTCGGGCTCATCTCATCAAGCTGTACTTGAAGAAAGAGAAGACCTGCAGCGTCCTGCAGATCTTTATTTAGAAGGTTCCGATCAATATCGTGGCTGGTTTAACTCTTCACTTTCAACGAGTGTTGCCGTAACCGGGAAAGCACCATATAAAGGCGTATTGAGCCACGGGTTCGCTTTGGATGGCGAAGGCCGCAAAATGAGTAAGTCGATCGGGAACGTCGTGTTGCCATCAAAGGTGATGAATCAGCTTGGTGCAGATATATTACGCCTTTGGGTCGCATCGGTCGATTACCAATCAGATGTCAGGGTTTCAGATCCTATCTTAAAACAAGTCTCTGAAGTGTATCGCAAAATCCGTAATACATTCCGCTTCCTATTAGGAAACTTGGATGGGTTCAATCCGGAAACCGACAAAGTGGCAATCCAAGAATTACCAGAAGTCGACCGATATATGTTGGTTAAATTGAATAAGCTGATCACCCAGTCCAAATTAAGTTATGAAAATTATGAGTTTGCGACAATTTATAATATGGTCAATAACTTCTGCACACAGGATTTAAGTTCGTTTTATCTTGATTATGCGAAAGACATTTTATATTGTGAAGCACCAAACGGGAAAGAACGTAAGGCCATTCAAACGGTCCTATACGAATCATTGGTAAGCTTGACTAAATTGGTTTCGCCAATCCTTTCGCATACGGCTGATGAAGTATGGGCATTCATTCCTGGTGTAACGGAAGAAAGTGTTCAATTGACATTGATGCCTGAAGAAATTTCCGTTGATGATGCACAAGCCATCGAAGAGAAATGGACGTCATTCATGAACGTCCGTGACAACGTACTAAAAGCATTGGAAGAAGCGCGTAACCAGAAGATCATCGGAAAATCGCTGAACGCAAAAGTGAAGGTATACGTGAATGAAGAAACTAA
- the pgeF gene encoding peptidoglycan editing factor PgeF, with protein MKEPFVLIDDQYMLIDSWRQKNLQLVAGFTTKNGGVSSGDFQSLNTGFHVGDRLEDVQGNRGILAEKLSFSLDGWIGAEQTHETQILQVTSLDGGRGSTDYISAFKATDGFYSKDRNVLLTMCYADCVPLYFLAPAHGMIGVAHAGWKGSVNGIARKMVEAWLREGIKEAEIFAVIGPSICSKCYVVDDKVIDLVQNLLEDNDEKPYNLISEGQYQLDLKQLNGLVLQKAGIPISQIDMTSYCTSCDHDLFFSHRRDNGKTGRLMSFIGWKEDLG; from the coding sequence ATGAAAGAGCCATTTGTTTTAATAGATGATCAATATATGCTCATTGACAGCTGGAGACAAAAAAATCTCCAGCTCGTAGCGGGCTTCACCACAAAAAATGGGGGAGTCAGTTCAGGAGATTTCCAATCATTGAATACCGGTTTCCATGTTGGTGACCGGCTTGAAGATGTCCAGGGAAATCGCGGGATCTTGGCAGAGAAGCTGTCTTTTTCGCTTGATGGCTGGATAGGGGCGGAGCAGACGCATGAAACGCAAATCCTGCAAGTGACCAGCCTTGATGGCGGGAGAGGCTCAACGGATTACATTTCAGCCTTTAAAGCTACTGACGGATTCTATTCGAAGGATCGCAATGTTCTTTTGACGATGTGCTATGCGGACTGCGTGCCGCTATACTTTCTGGCTCCGGCGCATGGTATGATTGGGGTGGCGCATGCTGGCTGGAAGGGTAGTGTAAACGGAATTGCCCGAAAGATGGTTGAGGCATGGCTAAGAGAGGGTATAAAGGAAGCGGAGATATTTGCTGTAATAGGGCCGTCCATTTGCTCGAAGTGCTATGTCGTTGATGACAAAGTCATCGATTTAGTGCAGAATTTGCTGGAAGATAATGACGAAAAGCCATATAATTTAATCAGTGAAGGACAATATCAGTTAGATCTTAAGCAACTTAATGGATTGGTTCTTCAAAAAGCAGGAATTCCAATAAGTCAAATTGACATGACATCATACTGCACAAGCTGCGATCACGACTTGTTTTTTTCACACCGCCGTGATAACGGGAAGACAGGCAGATTAATGAGTTTTATCGGTTGGAAGGAGGATTTAGGCTAA
- a CDS encoding YlmH family RNA-binding protein, with the protein MSIYQHFRPEEKEFIDQAINWIDQVKDSYAPKLTDFLDPRQQEILTSLLGNDSEAKLQFNGGSDFVERKRVLIYPDYYSPEPSDFNISLYDISYPKKFVTLEHRQILGTLMSLGVKREKFGDIIVTEECIQFVAAEEMEAYLTGNLEKIGKASVSIKRLPIGNIIQVQEKWEEQITTVSSLRLDSVLSAVLNMSRQKTQALITSGKVKVNFKQTENVSDECREGDTLSIRGFGRCKIMSIDGKTKKNKWRITLGRQK; encoded by the coding sequence ATGAGTATTTATCAGCATTTCAGGCCGGAGGAGAAAGAGTTCATCGACCAGGCAATCAATTGGATCGATCAGGTAAAGGATTCTTACGCTCCGAAATTAACTGATTTTCTTGACCCGCGACAGCAGGAAATCCTAACTTCCTTATTAGGGAATGATTCGGAGGCCAAACTGCAATTCAACGGCGGAAGCGATTTCGTTGAGCGAAAACGTGTGCTCATTTACCCTGATTATTACTCTCCTGAACCATCGGATTTCAATATCTCCTTATACGATATTTCCTATCCAAAAAAATTTGTAACGCTTGAACATAGGCAAATACTTGGAACCTTGATGTCACTTGGGGTAAAACGTGAAAAATTCGGCGATATAATCGTGACTGAGGAGTGTATTCAATTTGTTGCTGCCGAGGAGATGGAAGCATACCTAACAGGGAATCTAGAAAAGATAGGTAAAGCTTCCGTTTCCATCAAACGGCTACCGATCGGGAATATCATCCAAGTTCAAGAAAAATGGGAAGAACAAATAACCACCGTCAGTTCCCTAAGGCTAGATAGTGTGCTTTCTGCCGTACTGAACATGTCACGTCAAAAAACGCAAGCCTTGATAACATCAGGTAAGGTGAAGGTCAATTTCAAGCAAACTGAAAATGTTTCTGATGAATGCCGCGAGGGCGATACGTTATCGATAAGAGGCTTTGGCAGATGCAAAATAATGTCGATAGATGGAAAAACCAAGAAGAATAAGTGGAGAATCACGTTAGGCCGACAAAAATAA
- a CDS encoding YggT family protein, with product MGLVLQVLYYLIEIYSMALIGYILMSWFPNARETSIGQFLEKICEPYLEPFRRFIPPLGMIDLSPLVALLVLNFASGYGINYLQMLVR from the coding sequence ATGGGTTTAGTGCTTCAAGTTTTATATTATTTAATTGAAATTTATTCGATGGCATTAATCGGATACATATTGATGTCATGGTTTCCGAATGCAAGGGAAACATCCATCGGTCAATTCCTGGAGAAGATTTGTGAACCATATTTGGAGCCGTTCAGAAGGTTCATACCACCACTTGGCATGATTGATCTTTCACCGCTTGTGGCCCTTCTGGTGCTTAACTTCGCCAGTGGTTATGGCATTAATTACCTTCAGATGCTGGTACGTTAA
- a CDS encoding cell division protein SepF: MSFVSKFKSYFALDDEYEYKDEVVEEEEAERKTVKSAKQQPVSAGTNANQNIVSLQSVQKSSKVVLLEPRAYAEAQEVADHLKNRRAVVVNLQRIQHDQGKRIIDFLSGTVYAISGDIQKIGTDIFLCTPDNVDVSGNITGFAVDEEYEEARW; the protein is encoded by the coding sequence ATGTCGTTCGTATCAAAATTTAAATCTTATTTCGCACTGGATGATGAGTACGAGTACAAGGATGAAGTGGTGGAGGAAGAGGAGGCTGAACGAAAAACCGTGAAGTCAGCTAAACAGCAGCCAGTTTCTGCAGGGACTAACGCCAATCAGAATATCGTAAGTTTGCAAAGCGTCCAGAAATCTTCTAAAGTAGTATTATTGGAGCCTCGTGCTTATGCAGAAGCCCAGGAGGTAGCCGACCATCTTAAGAATAGGCGGGCGGTTGTCGTGAACCTTCAACGCATCCAGCATGATCAAGGAAAGCGAATCATCGATTTTCTAAGTGGGACTGTCTATGCAATCAGCGGGGATATCCAAAAAATCGGAACAGACATATTCTTATGTACACCTGACAACGTCGATGTTTCTGGTAATATTACCGGCTTCGCCGTCGATGAGGAGTATGAAGAAGCGAGGTGGTAA